The following are from one region of the Stigmatella ashevillena genome:
- a CDS encoding ATP-binding protein produces the protein MAEEWVPGPGQGPRAGPAGTPQGSKPLARVGSDVEADALRYRLLAKHLRAVVFQVDARGHFTVLGASWEELTELKVASSLGSSLVEALHPVDRERASGWLRALSSRDQESLRQEVRILTRTGTCWVELFAQSSPSITGEVVGLLTDISERRRAQDAVTTRERCLAAVVEVQRRLLTHEPEGYLYQDILAPLGRASGASRVYVFEAHRDVMGRLRVVQKAEWCMAGIPPRCETSDEVALEEELYPEQAALLSAGQPLQFLTADTPPRLRVSLGGLGILSVLLLPVRVHGEVFGFIGFDNCVEARPWEAVAVSLLAGAAGALSLALEQRSTDALRARAEATLRRTEAGFHLLIEGFPDPVVVHANLQVLYANPAAVRYLGHEGQDGLVGLPLQRLLLPADHDALVRHVSEARSGLTSVRSQDVTLLRKDGQEVVADIVTLGMTFEGWPALVTIARDYTERKQMQARLMLSDRMASMGTLSAGIAHELNNPLSYVIANLEFVHATMQPAEFDAARMPEWRQVLDEAREGAERVRQIVRQLKTFSRVEEERQEQVELHRVLDSVAQMATSEVKHRARLVKQYGALPTIIGNDGKLFQVFLNLVINAAHAIPEGCVEDHEIRLTTFEDARGWAVVEVRDTGGGIRPENLSRIFEPFFTTKPQGVGTGLGLSICLTLVRAHGGDIAVESTVGKGTVFRVTLPPSRNVGGANPAPALVAVPARMRVLIVDDEPQVAAALGRLLEDHSVDIAHGGVQGLDLVLLGEQYDIIFCDLLMPELTGMDFHAEVSARLPALAHRFIFMTGGGFTPRAREFLASGPHRVLDKPFDKVDVQRLMIEVLSRSR, from the coding sequence GTGGCTGAGGAGTGGGTGCCAGGACCGGGGCAGGGGCCTCGGGCGGGTCCGGCGGGGACACCCCAAGGCTCGAAGCCGCTGGCGCGGGTGGGCTCGGACGTGGAAGCGGACGCGCTGCGCTATCGCCTGCTGGCCAAGCACCTGCGTGCCGTCGTCTTCCAGGTGGATGCGCGCGGCCACTTCACCGTCCTGGGCGCCTCTTGGGAGGAGCTGACGGAGCTGAAGGTGGCCTCTTCGCTGGGCAGCTCGCTGGTGGAGGCCCTGCACCCGGTGGATCGCGAGCGGGCCAGTGGCTGGCTGCGTGCGCTGTCGTCGCGGGACCAGGAGAGCCTCCGGCAGGAGGTGCGGATCCTCACGCGCACGGGCACCTGCTGGGTGGAGTTGTTCGCCCAGAGCTCGCCGTCCATCACTGGAGAGGTGGTGGGCCTGCTGACGGACATCTCCGAGCGCCGCCGTGCGCAGGATGCCGTCACCACCCGGGAGCGCTGCCTGGCCGCCGTGGTGGAGGTGCAGCGCCGGCTGTTGACGCACGAGCCGGAGGGCTACCTCTATCAGGACATCCTCGCGCCGTTGGGGCGGGCCTCGGGCGCCAGCCGCGTCTATGTCTTCGAGGCCCACCGGGACGTGATGGGGCGTCTCCGGGTCGTCCAGAAGGCCGAGTGGTGCATGGCGGGCATCCCCCCGCGGTGCGAAACCTCCGACGAGGTCGCCCTGGAGGAGGAGCTCTACCCGGAGCAAGCGGCCTTGCTCTCCGCCGGGCAGCCGCTGCAGTTCCTGACGGCCGACACGCCTCCGAGGCTGCGTGTGAGCTTGGGAGGCCTGGGCATCTTGTCGGTGCTGCTGCTGCCGGTGCGGGTGCATGGGGAGGTGTTTGGCTTCATCGGCTTCGACAACTGCGTGGAGGCGCGCCCCTGGGAGGCGGTGGCGGTCAGCCTGCTTGCGGGGGCGGCCGGCGCCCTGTCCCTGGCGCTGGAGCAGCGCTCCACGGATGCGCTCCGGGCCCGCGCCGAGGCCACGCTGCGGCGCACCGAGGCGGGGTTCCACCTGCTCATCGAGGGGTTCCCGGATCCGGTGGTGGTCCATGCCAACCTGCAGGTGCTCTACGCGAACCCCGCCGCGGTGCGCTACCTGGGGCATGAAGGGCAGGATGGGCTCGTGGGGCTGCCCTTGCAGCGGCTGCTGCTGCCCGCGGACCATGACGCGCTGGTGCGGCACGTCTCCGAGGCGCGCAGCGGTTTGACGTCCGTGCGCTCCCAGGACGTGACGCTGCTGCGCAAGGATGGGCAGGAGGTGGTGGCGGACATCGTCACCCTGGGGATGACCTTCGAGGGCTGGCCCGCGCTCGTCACCATCGCGCGGGACTACACCGAGCGCAAACAGATGCAGGCGCGGCTGATGCTCAGTGACCGCATGGCCTCCATGGGGACGCTGTCGGCCGGCATCGCGCACGAGCTGAACAACCCGCTCTCCTACGTCATCGCCAACCTGGAGTTCGTCCACGCCACCATGCAGCCGGCGGAGTTCGACGCGGCGCGCATGCCGGAGTGGCGGCAGGTGCTGGATGAGGCCCGGGAGGGCGCCGAGCGCGTGCGGCAGATCGTCCGCCAGCTGAAGACCTTCTCCCGCGTGGAGGAGGAGCGCCAGGAGCAGGTGGAGCTGCACCGGGTGCTGGACTCGGTGGCGCAGATGGCGACCAGCGAGGTGAAGCACCGGGCCCGGCTGGTGAAGCAGTACGGGGCGCTGCCGACCATCATCGGCAATGACGGCAAGCTCTTCCAGGTCTTCCTCAACCTCGTCATCAATGCCGCGCACGCCATCCCCGAAGGGTGCGTGGAGGACCATGAGATCCGCCTGACGACCTTCGAGGATGCGCGGGGGTGGGCGGTGGTGGAGGTGCGGGACACAGGCGGGGGCATCCGTCCGGAGAACCTGAGCCGCATCTTCGAGCCCTTCTTCACCACCAAGCCGCAGGGGGTGGGCACGGGGCTCGGCCTGTCCATCTGCCTGACCCTGGTGCGCGCGCACGGGGGCGACATCGCGGTGGAGTCCACGGTGGGCAAGGGGACGGTGTTCCGGGTGACGTTGCCTCCCTCCCGGAACGTGGGGGGCGCGAACCCGGCGCCCGCCCTGGTGGCGGTGCCCGCGCGCATGCGGGTGCTCATCGTGGATGACGAGCCTCAGGTGGCCGCCGCGCTGGGCCGCCTGCTGGAAGACCACTCGGTGGACATCGCCCACGGCGGGGTCCAGGGCCTGGACCTGGTGCTGCTCGGAGAGCAGTACGACATCATCTTCTGCGATCTGCTGATGCCCGAGCTGACGGGCATGGACTTCCACGCGGAGGTCTCCGCCCGGCTGCCCGCGCTCGCCCACCGGTTCATTTTCATGACGGGGGGAGGCTTCACCCCCCGCGCGCGCGAGTTCCTCGCCAGCGGCCCTCACCGCGTGCTGGACAAGCCCTTCGACAAGGTGGACGTGCAGCGCCTGATGATCGAAGTGCTCTCTCGCAGCAGGTAG
- a CDS encoding GAF domain-containing sensor histidine kinase has product MKTAPLPRNEEARLEALASHGILDTPPEQGFDDLTRLASQLCGTPVALVSLLDQGRQWFKARVGVDATETPRDFAFCAHAILQDELFVVPDAHLDERFQDNPLVVGEPHVRFYAGTPLKTVSGHNLGTLCVIDHVPRELKPEQAEALRLLGRQVESQLQLRLHAQELTRREAESRSQRDALARMQRHKDELLQLVARDLQAPLGAIQTHAALMQVRPQIPDDARGAARDIRETVEGVQRLVSNLLEASRDDSPLVPRLTEFDFTALMAEVARDFSMRTHGTHRQFTHGIRVTERLVTADRDLLRRAVENLLDNSFRFTALGSGKVALEATQPELGLLEVRIRDEGPGIPSNARAHVFETQLPEGVPSAARARASNSLGLAFSRRAIEAHGGWIWVEDNQPKGTLFCVRIPVRPGTKQALAS; this is encoded by the coding sequence ATGAAGACCGCGCCGCTGCCCCGGAACGAGGAGGCACGCCTGGAAGCCCTGGCCTCACATGGCATCCTCGATACCCCTCCCGAACAGGGCTTCGATGATCTGACGCGGCTGGCCTCACAGCTCTGCGGGACACCGGTGGCCCTGGTGTCCCTGTTGGACCAGGGCCGGCAATGGTTCAAGGCCCGCGTCGGGGTCGATGCGACCGAAACGCCCCGGGATTTCGCCTTCTGCGCCCACGCCATCCTCCAGGACGAGCTCTTCGTGGTGCCCGATGCGCACCTGGACGAACGATTCCAGGACAATCCGCTTGTCGTGGGAGAGCCGCATGTCCGCTTCTACGCGGGCACCCCGCTCAAGACGGTGAGCGGGCACAACCTGGGAACCTTGTGTGTCATTGACCATGTTCCCCGCGAGCTGAAGCCCGAGCAGGCCGAGGCGCTGCGGCTGCTGGGCCGGCAGGTGGAGTCCCAGCTCCAGCTTCGCCTGCACGCGCAGGAGCTGACGCGGCGGGAGGCCGAGAGCCGTTCTCAGCGGGACGCGCTCGCGCGGATGCAGCGCCACAAGGATGAGCTCCTGCAACTGGTCGCCAGGGACTTGCAGGCGCCGCTGGGCGCCATCCAGACGCACGCGGCGCTCATGCAGGTGCGGCCCCAGATTCCCGATGACGCGCGGGGGGCCGCCCGCGACATCCGCGAGACGGTCGAAGGCGTCCAGCGGCTGGTGAGCAACCTGCTGGAGGCCAGCCGCGACGACTCGCCGCTGGTGCCCCGGCTGACCGAGTTCGATTTCACCGCGTTGATGGCCGAGGTGGCGCGGGACTTCTCGATGCGCACGCACGGCACCCATCGCCAGTTCACCCACGGCATCCGCGTGACGGAGCGGCTTGTCACCGCGGACAGAGACTTGCTGCGGCGCGCGGTGGAGAACCTGCTGGACAACTCGTTCCGCTTCACGGCGCTGGGCAGCGGCAAGGTGGCGCTGGAGGCAACGCAGCCGGAGCTGGGGTTGCTGGAGGTGCGAATCCGCGATGAGGGCCCGGGCATCCCCTCCAACGCCCGGGCCCATGTGTTCGAGACGCAGTTGCCCGAGGGCGTGCCCAGCGCCGCGCGCGCCCGGGCCAGCAACAGCCTGGGGCTGGCCTTCAGCCGGAGGGCCATCGAGGCCCACGGGGGATGGATCTGGGTGGAGGACAACCAGCCCAAGGGCACCCTCTTCTGCGTGCGAATCCCCGTGCGGCCGGGCACCAAACAGGCCCTGGCCTCTTAA
- a CDS encoding gluconokinase, whose translation MVVILMGVSGVGKTTIGHLLAQELGWRFLEGDDVHPPENVAKMHAGVPLTDADRAPWLDKLRTLLSEAIARGENVVLACSALRESYRRVLSVDPERVRWVYLRGTQTLIAQRLSNRRGHFMPASLLDSQFNVLEEPAEALGVDVSQGPQAVVEAIRAGLGV comes from the coding sequence ATGGTCGTCATTCTCATGGGTGTGTCGGGCGTGGGGAAGACGACCATCGGCCACTTGTTGGCGCAGGAACTGGGTTGGCGCTTCCTGGAGGGGGACGATGTCCATCCTCCCGAAAACGTGGCGAAGATGCATGCGGGCGTGCCGCTGACCGATGCGGATCGCGCGCCCTGGTTGGACAAGTTGCGCACGCTCCTCTCGGAGGCAATCGCGCGCGGCGAGAATGTGGTCCTGGCCTGCTCGGCCCTGCGCGAGAGCTACCGGCGGGTGCTCTCGGTGGATCCGGAGCGTGTCCGGTGGGTGTATCTCCGGGGGACACAGACGCTGATCGCTCAGCGGCTCTCGAATCGCCGGGGGCACTTCATGCCGGCCAGCCTGCTGGACAGCCAATTCAATGTGCTCGAGGAGCCGGCGGAGGCCCTGGGGGTGGATGTGTCGCAGGGGCCCCAGGCCGTGGTCGAGGCCATTCGCGCGGGGCTGGGGGTGTAG
- a CDS encoding phenylalanine--tRNA ligase beta subunit-related protein — MLTLDPHPLLDTLAFTTTLPGPLSSVPSPEGLTALLKADAPAPLASDDAVRSAVRDLLRHGGYKPTGRGKPASEYLVRAAGDGTLGAINAVVDVCNAVSLHSGLPISVVDLDRAQAPFRIGIAPEGSQYIFNASGQTIELAGLLCLFDAEGPCANAVKDAQRTKTAADTRRTLTVLWGTKALGDRTARAFAWYRELLERLGATVEPLS; from the coding sequence GTGCTGACCCTCGATCCTCACCCCCTGCTGGACACCCTCGCCTTCACCACCACCTTGCCAGGGCCACTGTCCTCGGTGCCCTCGCCGGAGGGGTTGACGGCGCTGCTCAAGGCCGATGCGCCGGCGCCCCTGGCCAGCGATGACGCCGTGCGGAGCGCCGTCCGCGACCTGCTCCGCCACGGGGGCTACAAGCCCACCGGACGTGGCAAACCCGCCTCGGAGTACCTCGTGCGCGCCGCGGGGGATGGGACGCTCGGCGCCATCAACGCCGTGGTGGACGTGTGCAACGCCGTCTCCCTCCACAGCGGCCTGCCCATCAGCGTGGTGGACCTGGACCGCGCCCAGGCCCCGTTCCGCATCGGCATCGCGCCGGAGGGCTCGCAGTACATCTTCAACGCCTCCGGGCAGACCATCGAACTGGCGGGGCTCTTGTGCCTCTTCGACGCGGAGGGGCCCTGCGCCAATGCGGTGAAGGATGCCCAACGCACCAAGACGGCGGCGGACACGCGCCGCACCCTCACCGTGCTGTGGGGAACAAAGGCCCTGGGAGACCGCACAGCGCGCGCCTTCGCCTGGTACCGCGAGCTGCTCGAGCGCCTGGGCGCCACGGTGGAGCCCCTCTCCTGA
- a CDS encoding aldehyde dehydrogenase family protein, with amino-acid sequence MRLVVTEEAAETHRPLQEAFERLQSRRWEMAQTGAPERLARLAKLKTNLLARREALAEAMFSDFRKPRTEVESTEVLPVLLELAHTARHLKSWMKPRRVGAPVLLAGTRSEVHSEPKGVVLILSPWNYPFCLAINPLIAAVAAGNCVMLKPSEKTPHTAAFLEALVRDTFEPSEVTVVQGGPEVGDALLQLPFDHFFFTGGGRVGQKVMAAAAHHLAGVTLELGGKSPVVVDPTADVKAAAERIVWGKFVNAGQTCVAPDHVYVHASREEELLARMKDALERFYGKTEEARRASPDLCRMVDDAAFSRVRGLLDRTVHAGARLVAGGGVDAASRYIAPTLLADVTAHTPVMEEEIFGPLLPVLRYEKVETLVEHLRADGKPLALYLFSQDAAAVEYLLKRTSAGGTVVNNVLLQVTNPHLPFGGVGQSGLGAYHGEQGFRELSHARAVLWQGRTSLAHFFFPPYAGKAQQLARLASRMFE; translated from the coding sequence ATGCGCCTCGTGGTGACGGAAGAAGCGGCGGAGACCCATCGGCCGCTGCAAGAGGCCTTCGAGCGGCTTCAGTCCCGGCGCTGGGAGATGGCCCAGACGGGCGCGCCAGAGCGGCTGGCCCGGCTGGCCAAGCTGAAGACGAACCTCCTGGCCCGGCGCGAGGCGCTCGCCGAGGCCATGTTCTCGGACTTCCGCAAGCCGCGCACGGAGGTGGAGAGCACCGAGGTGCTGCCCGTGCTGCTGGAGCTGGCGCACACCGCGCGGCACCTGAAGTCGTGGATGAAGCCGCGCCGGGTGGGGGCCCCCGTGCTGCTGGCGGGCACGCGCAGCGAGGTGCACTCCGAGCCCAAGGGCGTGGTGCTGATCCTCTCGCCGTGGAACTACCCCTTCTGCCTGGCCATCAACCCGCTCATCGCCGCGGTGGCCGCGGGCAATTGCGTGATGCTCAAGCCCAGCGAGAAGACGCCCCATACGGCCGCGTTCCTGGAGGCGTTGGTGCGCGACACCTTCGAGCCCTCCGAGGTGACGGTGGTGCAGGGGGGACCGGAGGTGGGCGACGCGCTGTTGCAGTTGCCCTTCGACCACTTCTTCTTCACGGGCGGAGGACGCGTGGGCCAGAAGGTCATGGCCGCGGCGGCCCATCACCTGGCCGGGGTGACGCTGGAGCTGGGGGGCAAATCGCCCGTGGTGGTGGATCCAACGGCGGACGTGAAGGCCGCGGCGGAGCGCATCGTCTGGGGCAAGTTCGTCAACGCCGGGCAGACGTGTGTCGCGCCGGACCACGTCTACGTGCACGCCTCCCGCGAGGAGGAGCTGCTCGCCAGGATGAAGGACGCGCTGGAGCGCTTCTACGGCAAGACAGAGGAAGCGCGGCGAGCCAGCCCGGACCTGTGCCGGATGGTGGACGACGCGGCCTTCTCCCGGGTGCGGGGCCTGCTGGACCGGACGGTGCATGCGGGGGCGCGGCTGGTGGCCGGCGGCGGGGTGGACGCGGCGAGCCGGTACATCGCCCCCACCCTGCTCGCGGACGTGACGGCCCACACCCCCGTGATGGAGGAGGAGATCTTCGGCCCCCTGCTCCCGGTGCTGCGCTACGAGAAGGTGGAGACGCTGGTGGAGCACCTCCGCGCGGACGGAAAGCCCCTGGCGCTGTACCTCTTCAGCCAGGACGCCGCCGCGGTGGAGTACCTGCTGAAGCGAACGAGCGCGGGAGGCACGGTGGTGAACAACGTCCTCCTCCAGGTGACCAACCCTCACCTGCCCTTCGGCGGCGTGGGCCAGAGCGGCCTGGGCGCCTACCACGGCGAGCAGGGCTTCCGGGAGCTGAGCCACGCGCGGGCCGTGCTCTGGCAGGGGCGCACCTCGCTCGCGCACTTCTTCTTTCCCCCGTATGCCGGCAAGGCCCAGCAGCTCGCGCGCCTCGCCAGCCGCATGTTCGAGTAG